TCTTGGCCAAAAAATCCAATGTTTCGTTTATTGAGCCTTCAACCAGGTTTTCTACAGGAACAATCGCCTGATCGTTCTTGTTTTCCTCAATGCTGATCAAAACATCATCGATGGTCGGCAGATAAACAACATCAGCTTTCTCTTTTTTTAGCGCAAGATAAAGCCTGGCAGCCTGATCGCTGAAAGTACCGGCTGGGCCCAGACAAGCAAAGCGAATAGACAATTTATTCTCCTTTTTACTTCAAAAACTAAAGTTTATATACCGCTTTTTCATCCGCTGACAGCTCTGTAATCTTGATTTCCTCTTCGGTATATTTTTCTTCAAATAAATGTATATCTATCTTTGATTCCGTCAGCATCTGCACAGCCAATTCATCAGGATAATATCCCTTAAAAACTATACGTTTAATGCCAGCATTAATAATCATTTTGGCGCAGATTACGCAAGGCATATAAGTGCTGTATAATGTACCACCGTCAATATTCGCACCATTTCTGGCAGCCTGAATAATGGCATTCTGTTCGGCGTGCAAACCTCTGCATAATTCATGGTGTGTACCTGACGGTATTTCCAACTGTTCACGCAGACAGCCAACTTCAGCCGCATGCCTCATGCCTCGCGGAGCGCCGTTATAACCGGTTGCCAGTATCTGTTCGTTTTTCACAATCACGGCCCCAACCTGACGTTTTATACATGTCGCGCGTGTGGCAACCACATCAGCTATGTTCATAAAATATGTATCCCAGGCAGGTCGTTTCAGAATTCTTTTTTTAGCAGTAACCATATAAATCAACCTAACTCCTTATATAAGGGAAACCTGGAGCAAAGAGAACCGACTCCGGCCTTTACATCGGCCTTCACATTTTCAGCGCCTTTGGATTTTAAAATTTTACCCATCAGCTCTCCAATAATTTTCATCTCAGGTTCTTTCATCCCCCTGGTGGTCATAGCAGGTGTACCCACTCTGATCCCGGAAGTGATAGCCGCTGTTTCCGTATCAAAAGGTAATAAATTTTTATTAACCGTTATACCTACTTCATCCAGCATGGTTTCGGCATCCTTGCCGGTTACAAACAAAGGAGGCACATTAGTTTTTACCAGAGCCAAATGATTATCCGTACCGCCGGTAAGAATTTCAGCGCCTTCACCGGCCAGTGTCTGAGCCAGAGTTTGAGCATTCTTAACAACTTGCTGCTGGTAAATTTTAAATTCGTCGGTCATGGCTTCTTTTAAAGCCACAGCCTTGGCGGCAATTATATGCATCAAAGGGCCGCCCTGAATACCTGGGAAAACAGCTTTATCCAGAGCTTTGGCGTATTCTTCTCTGGCCAATATCAAGCCGCCTCTAGGGCCCCTTAAAGTTTTATGGGTTGTAGTGGTAACAATATCACAATAGGGCACAGGGTTCGGGTGAAGTCCTGCCGCTACAAGCCCGGCAATATGAGCCATATCCACAAAGAGCATGGCTTTTATTTCTCTGGCTATTTCCGAAAGCAGCTTGAAATCTATAATCCTGGGATAAGCACTGGCTCCGGCCACAATCATTTTGGGTTTATGCTCAACTGCCAAATCTCTTAATTTGTCATAGTCTATTGTACAATCGCTTTGTTTTACTCCATAAGGAATAAAATTAAAATATTTGCCGGACAAATTAACCTTGGAACCATGGGTCAGGTGGCCGCCTTCCTTGAGGTTCATACCCAGCACTATATCACCTGGTTCCAGAAAAGCGAAATAGACGGCAGTATTGGCCTGTGCTCCGGAATGAGGCTGCACGTTGGCGTACTCTGCCCCAAAAATCTTCTTGGCCCTTTCAATGG
This portion of the Candidatus Margulisiibacteriota bacterium genome encodes:
- a CDS encoding cytidine/deoxycytidylate deaminase family protein, with translation MVTAKKRILKRPAWDTYFMNIADVVATRATCIKRQVGAVIVKNEQILATGYNGAPRGMRHAAEVGCLREQLEIPSGTHHELCRGLHAEQNAIIQAARNGANIDGGTLYSTYMPCVICAKMIINAGIKRIVFKGYYPDELAVQMLTESKIDIHLFEEKYTEEEIKITELSADEKAVYKL
- a CDS encoding serine hydroxymethyltransferase → MDYLVQLRKSDPEIAQAIDKELGRQRNKLELIASENFTSLAVMEAAGSVLTNKYAEGYPGRRYYGGCEYVDIAESLAIERAKKIFGAEYANVQPHSGAQANTAVYFAFLEPGDIVLGMNLKEGGHLTHGSKVNLSGKYFNFIPYGVKQSDCTIDYDKLRDLAVEHKPKMIVAGASAYPRIIDFKLLSEIAREIKAMLFVDMAHIAGLVAAGLHPNPVPYCDIVTTTTHKTLRGPRGGLILAREEYAKALDKAVFPGIQGGPLMHIIAAKAVALKEAMTDEFKIYQQQVVKNAQTLAQTLAGEGAEILTGGTDNHLALVKTNVPPLFVTGKDAETMLDEVGITVNKNLLPFDTETAAITSGIRVGTPAMTTRGMKEPEMKIIGELMGKILKSKGAENVKADVKAGVGSLCSRFPLYKELG